From one Phycodurus eques isolate BA_2022a chromosome 19, UOR_Pequ_1.1, whole genome shotgun sequence genomic stretch:
- the LOC133418133 gene encoding sarcoplasmic reticulum histidine-rich calcium-binding protein — MAPVKSWVGRLLLVLLLLYPSSARARDLSEEDALGGVVEELAADKWDDEEEEVVAEEESDDGTEGNAKDEETSEAEEKEEGEDEVENKEEETEEQQTSHAEESEEEVGDAEEAHSLTGEEDGETEDEDGEDDETDEEDSKTEDEDGKAEEEDGETDEEDCKTEEEADENEDAEGLETEDAEAENEDEAEMAEEAMQEEDPTDEDEEQEADNAEEKANYEDENDDSEEQKSEEEAATDTRHFHSGSLCSICSICEHCSSDCGMCPCEEGDESDHCENCQECSSCYLCPILCDTICKPGGLVDELTASIFQTVASLL; from the exons ATGGCACCCGTAAAAAGTTGGGTGGGACGTCTCCTCCTGGTGCTGCTGCTTTTGTATCCGTCTTCGGCCAGGGCTCGAGACCTCTCGGAAGAAGATGCCCTTGGCGGAGTTGTGGAGGAGCTGGCTGCTGATAAATGGGATGATG aggaggaggaggtagtAGCAGAAGAAGAATCAGATGATGGGACTGAAGGGAATGCAAAGGATGAAGAAACTTCAGAAGCGGAAGAGAAAGAGGAGGGAGAAGATGAGGTTGAGAATAAGGAAGAGGAGACCGAGGAGCAGCAAACCAGTCATGCCGAAGAGTCCGAGGAGGAAGTTGGCGATGCCGAGGAGGCACACAGCTTGACAGGAGAGGAAGATGGTGAGACCGAGGATGAAGACGGCGAAGATGATGAGACCGACGAAGAAGACAGCAAGACCGAGGACGAAGACGGCAAAGCCGAGGAGGAAGACGGCGAGACCGACGAAGAAGATTGTAAGACCGAAGAAGAGGCTGATGAGAATGAGGATGCTGAGGGTTTGGAAACGGAAGACGCAGAAGCTGAAAATGAGGACGAGGCAGAAATGGCAGAAGAAGCGATGCAGGAGGAGGATCCCACTGATGAGGATGAAGAGCAGGAGGCTGACAATGCTGAGGAAAAAGCGAATTATGAAG ATGAAAATGATGACTCAGAAGAACAAAAGAGCGAGGAAGAAGCCGCCACAGACACACGACACTTCCATTCTGGCTCTCTGTGCAGCATTTGCTCCATCTGTGAG CACTGTTCCAGTGACTGTGGCATGTGTCCATGTGAGGAGGGAGATGAGTCAGACCACTGTGAGAACTGCCAA GAATGTTCCTCCTGTTACCTTTGCCCCATACTGTGTGACACCATTTGCAAACCAG GCGGTCTTGTGGATGAGCTTACCGCCTCCATCTTTCA GACTGTGGCCTCTTTGCTCTAA